A DNA window from Arachis duranensis cultivar V14167 chromosome 3, aradu.V14167.gnm2.J7QH, whole genome shotgun sequence contains the following coding sequences:
- the LOC107477547 gene encoding uncharacterized protein LOC107477547: MDNSQGQPLPPGVHSWPNYSSNVPQKVISQPVPGTQYHSSYSGPQYQFPLNVPVTSDNNFQQGSLPQYGVVTGQALTSEVPPLAKQNKFSNPVAGGYQIVEIAPSLASQESGFAQKVGDVMVDVSNVSATCSNVQIQLSSASDIDATAQDAILWEQEIATQNIIRSQREGKNETSPAKDNLDIFSERRDPNALKEHLLKMATEHRAEIAVKRGKASRPEEGNLEIGNGYGVPGGGAYYDAAKLNATAGYSELKADGGSEQKHAARELPEYLKQKLRARGILKDDTHTEDNKVTSAKPMENEKLPPGWVEAKDPGSGACYYYNETTGKSQWEKPHEAALSLQSSSSLCLPENWIEALDETSGHRYYYNTKTHVSQWERPNSKLEAMSYHSDLHADGGDGQSSNFPKCMACGGWGVGLVQSWGYCKHCTRVLNLPQCQYLNNQQSSAAHPSETSDHKASKQRSSWKPPFDKGGKKGGKKRAYAEDDELDPMDPSSYSDAPRGGWVVGLKGVQPRAADTTATGPLFQQRPYPSPGAVLRKNAEIASQKKKPASHFTPISKRGDGSDGLGDAD, from the exons ATGGACAATTCCCAAGGCCAGCCGCTCCCTCCAGGGGTTCATTCTTGGCCTAACTATTCATCGAACGTGCCTCAAAAAGTTATTTCGCAACCTGTTCCAGGAACTCAGTACCATTCAAGCTATTCTGGACCACAGTATCAGTTTCCTCTCAATGTTCCAGTTACATCTGATAATAACTTCCAACAAGGATCCCTCCCCCAATATGGTGTTGTCACCGGTCAAGCCCTTACCTCAGAGGTCCCTCCTTTGGCCAaacaaaataagttttcaaacCCTGTTGCTGGAGGATATCAGATTGTTGAGATTGCTCCTTCATTAGCATCACAAGAATCTGGGTTTGCACAGAAAGTTGGTGATGTCATGGTAGATGTCTCTAATGTGTCTGCCACATGCTCCAATGTACAAATACAATTAAGCAGTGCCAGTGACATAGATGCTACTGCTCAGGATGCTATCTTATGGGAACAA GAAATTGCAACCCAAAATATCATAAGGAGCCAAAG AGAGGGAAAAAATGAGACTTCACCTGCCAAAGATAATTTGGACATATTCTCAGAACGCCGTGATCCCAATGCTTTGAAG GAACATCTACTGAAGATGGCCACAGAGCACAGGGCTGAAATAGCTGTTAAGCGTGGAAAAGCTTCACGTCCAGAAGAAG GTAATTTAGAAATAGGTAATGGATATGGTGTACCTGGTGGAGGTGCCTATTATGATGCTGCCAAGCTTAATGCAACTGCAG GTTATTCTGAATTAAAAGCTGATGGAGGTTCTGAGCAGAAACATGCAGCTAGAGAATTGCCTGAATACCTCAAGCAGAAGTTGAGAGCTAGGGGTATTCTTAAAGATGATACACATACTGAAGATAAT AAAGTTACATCAGCTAAACCCATGGAGAATGAAAAGTTGCCCCCTGGATGG GTGGAGGCAAAAGATCCAGGAAGTGGCGCAtgttattattataatgaaaCCACTGGGAAGAGTCAATGGGAAAAACCCCATGAAGCAGCCTTAAGTTTgcaatcatcatcatctttatgTCTTCCAGAGAATTGGATAGAGGCATTGGATGAAACATCAG GCCATAGGTATTACTACAATACAAAAACTCATGTCTCACAATGGGAGCGTCCTAATTCAAAACTGGAAGCTATGTCATATCACTCAGACTTGCATGCTGATGGCGGGGATGGCCAATCATCTAATTTTCCAAAATGCATGGCATGCGGTGGTTGGGGAGTTGGCCTTGTGCAGTCATGGGGTTACTGCAAACACTGCACTAG AGTTCTGAATCTTCCACAATGTCAATATCTGAATAATCAGCAAAGTAGTGCTGCGCACCCCAGTGAAACTTCTGATCATAAGGCTAGCAAACAGAG GTCCAGTTGGAAACCTCCTTTTGATAAAGGAGGTAAAAAAGGGGGCAAGAAGCGTGCCTATGCAGAGGATGATGAGTTAGATCCCATGGATCCAAGCTCCTATTCGGATGCTCCTCGTGGTGGATG GGTCGTTGGTTTGAAAGGTGTGCAGCCACGAGCAGCTGACACAACAGCAACT GGTCCTCTCTTTCAACAACGACCTTATCCATCTCCTGGAGCTGTTTTACGGAAGAATGCTGAAATTGCTTCCCAGAAAAAGAAACCAGCTTCTCATTTTACTCCCATATCCAAGAGGGGTGATGGGAGTGATGGGCTTGGTGATGCAGACTAA